The Candidatus Phaeomarinobacter ectocarpi genome includes a region encoding these proteins:
- a CDS encoding CHASE2 domain-containing protein — MKTIQLLRRLAAALAGLALAGWLVLMQYDPAGIATSVRLTVFDYYQNAAPRAYRDPSISSGTGVIYVDVDRASLQLIGPWPWPRTRFATLTDKAFSLGARAVVFEPPFEWPDATSPAEAVQEWLANPELDMDQIARLQEAAGGLPDNDSVLANAISRGPVVTAFSLTDEPNSLVPVRKAPVSARGGDITQFIPQRAGMSPSLKSLEDVASGNGARTLSSGPGNDNVIRQVPLLQRVSGNIVPSLSVEAVRVAEGARGILSFVTKPDANLEFGRRPGVQRIVVGNKEFPTDPDGGLWLHYTKDEPTRHLPAWKVLGDHPDSDRLKGAIVFVSATVQGAEAFVETPVGTMPRVEAHVQMLEQMLLGHYLWRPDWALPAEQVYLLVTGVALLALLITAGTLWAALFGVLAIGSALWGGWFAFTSKLWLIDPVLPVTGLVIVFLIGSTMNLMRRNATERFIRNQFSDRLSPKHINTLVRKPEAAAPTGRGSMVTALSADVRAFHRVAEPFGEDAQALASLVNNIHEPLTRCVLRHDGMVDRFVGGGINALWNAPVERTDHTIQAGHAALRMVAELEPVNRDLEREAQRAHRPFIPVSMSIGIERGMAVVGNLGAEKVYDFSGIGGAVNEAQLLQRLSRQYGPAIIVGADARDEIKDKFALLEIDQLRLDGRIGPWRVYALLGDPIMGASPKFKALDEAHNALFKAYRSREWNTARQISAQCRKLSGAIPTLYDLYDERIKRLEANPPADDWDGVHEIADLLSPAKSKVSIGKPEPAELGEAQV; from the coding sequence ATGAAAACGATACAGCTATTGCGGCGCCTGGCGGCGGCGTTGGCGGGGCTTGCCCTCGCCGGCTGGCTTGTGCTCATGCAATACGACCCTGCAGGCATCGCCACATCCGTTCGCCTGACCGTTTTTGACTATTACCAAAATGCCGCCCCACGCGCCTATCGCGATCCGTCAATCTCAAGCGGCACCGGCGTCATCTATGTCGATGTCGACCGCGCCAGCCTGCAGCTCATCGGCCCCTGGCCGTGGCCGCGCACGCGCTTTGCAACCCTGACGGACAAAGCCTTTTCCCTTGGCGCACGCGCTGTCGTGTTCGAGCCCCCCTTTGAATGGCCGGATGCAACCTCTCCCGCAGAAGCTGTGCAGGAGTGGCTGGCCAACCCGGAACTGGACATGGATCAGATTGCCCGCCTGCAGGAAGCAGCGGGCGGCCTGCCCGACAATGACAGCGTACTGGCCAATGCCATTTCGCGCGGTCCTGTCGTCACGGCGTTCTCCCTGACTGACGAACCCAATTCGCTGGTGCCCGTGCGCAAGGCCCCGGTATCCGCCCGCGGCGGCGACATCACCCAGTTTATTCCTCAGCGCGCAGGCATGTCCCCAAGCCTCAAATCGCTGGAGGATGTGGCATCAGGCAATGGCGCGCGCACGCTCTCCTCAGGTCCCGGCAATGACAATGTGATCCGTCAGGTGCCGCTGTTGCAGCGTGTGTCAGGGAACATCGTCCCAAGCCTTTCGGTTGAAGCTGTTCGCGTCGCCGAGGGCGCACGCGGCATCCTGAGCTTTGTAACCAAGCCCGATGCTAATCTCGAATTTGGCCGCCGCCCCGGCGTGCAGCGCATTGTTGTCGGCAACAAGGAATTCCCGACAGATCCCGATGGCGGTCTGTGGCTGCACTACACAAAGGACGAGCCGACCCGGCACCTGCCGGCATGGAAGGTCCTTGGAGATCATCCGGACTCCGATCGCCTCAAGGGTGCCATCGTCTTTGTCAGCGCCACAGTGCAGGGGGCGGAAGCCTTTGTGGAAACCCCTGTTGGCACAATGCCCCGCGTCGAAGCCCATGTGCAGATGCTGGAGCAGATGCTGCTGGGTCACTATCTGTGGCGGCCCGACTGGGCGCTGCCCGCTGAACAGGTCTATTTGCTGGTGACGGGCGTTGCCCTTCTCGCGTTGCTCATAACGGCAGGCACACTCTGGGCAGCCCTTTTTGGCGTGTTGGCGATAGGCAGCGCGCTTTGGGGCGGCTGGTTCGCCTTTACGTCCAAGCTCTGGCTGATCGATCCCGTGCTGCCGGTAACCGGCCTCGTCATTGTGTTCCTGATCGGTTCAACGATGAACCTCATGCGCCGCAACGCCACCGAGCGTTTCATCCGCAACCAGTTTTCAGACCGCTTGTCCCCGAAACACATCAACACGCTGGTCCGCAAACCGGAGGCCGCCGCCCCCACCGGCCGCGGGTCCATGGTCACGGCTTTGTCCGCCGACGTGCGGGCCTTCCACCGCGTGGCTGAACCTTTCGGGGAAGACGCACAGGCCCTTGCAAGCCTTGTGAACAACATTCACGAGCCGCTGACGCGCTGCGTGCTGCGCCACGACGGGATGGTCGACCGGTTCGTCGGCGGCGGCATAAACGCACTGTGGAACGCTCCTGTAGAACGCACCGACCACACAATTCAGGCGGGCCACGCAGCCCTGCGCATGGTGGCAGAACTTGAGCCGGTCAACCGCGACCTGGAGCGCGAAGCACAGCGCGCCCACCGCCCGTTCATTCCCGTTTCCATGAGCATCGGCATTGAGCGCGGCATGGCTGTTGTCGGCAACCTTGGTGCTGAAAAAGTCTATGACTTCTCCGGCATCGGCGGCGCTGTGAACGAAGCCCAGCTGCTGCAGCGCCTGTCCCGCCAATATGGCCCGGCCATCATTGTCGGCGCCGACGCCCGCGACGAAATCAAAGACAAGTTTGCGTTGCTGGAGATTGACCAGCTGCGTCTGGACGGACGCATCGGCCCCTGGCGTGTTTACGCGCTGCTTGGTGACCCCATCATGGGAGCGAGCCCGAAATTCAAGGCGCTGGACGAAGCCCACAATGCGCTCTTCAAGGCCTATCGCTCAAGGGAGTGGAACACCGCCCGTCAGATATCAGCCCAGTGCCGGAAACTCTCCGGTGCCATCCCGACTCTGTACGATCTGTATGATGAGCGCATCAAACGGCTGGAAGCCAACCCGCCAGCAGACGACTGGGATGGTGTCCATGAAATCGCGGATTTGCTGTCGCCTGCCAAGTCAAAGGTCTCCATCGGCAAGCCGGAACCCGCCGAGCTCGGCGAGGCGCAGGTCTAG
- a CDS encoding c-type cytochrome, with protein sequence MLKSTKTLAAIAAFAFSAAIATTAQIAPAMAEEAAAADTQIVGDPKKGKRVFNRCKACHTVEEGGPNRVGPNLYGIVGAEFGHLEGYKFSANLMELKAEGKIWDEETLSAYLKKPKDVIPKGIMAFVGLPKEKDRAHVIAYLATFGGPEAEADAADPAP encoded by the coding sequence ATGCTGAAATCCACCAAAACACTCGCCGCAATTGCTGCTTTTGCCTTCTCAGCAGCCATTGCCACCACCGCCCAGATTGCACCAGCAATGGCCGAAGAGGCCGCTGCTGCGGACACGCAAATTGTCGGCGATCCCAAAAAGGGCAAGCGCGTGTTCAATCGCTGCAAGGCCTGCCACACCGTTGAAGAAGGCGGCCCGAACCGGGTCGGCCCGAACCTCTATGGCATTGTTGGCGCCGAATTCGGTCATCTTGAGGGCTACAAATTCTCAGCGAACTTGATGGAACTGAAGGCTGAAGGCAAAATCTGGGACGAAGAGACCCTGTCCGCCTATCTCAAGAAACCAAAAGACGTCATTCCCAAGGGAATCATGGCGTTTGTAGGCCTGCCCAAGGAAAAGGACCGCGCCCACGTCATCGCCTATCTGGCGACTTTCGGCGGCCCTGAGGCAGAAGCTGATGCAGCTGACCCAGCTCCATAA
- a CDS encoding zinc-dependent alcohol dehydrogenase family protein, whose amino-acid sequence MRAMEIQGAFGLDNLALVERDVPKAGPGQIVVRLKAACLNFRDFATVLGLGGQYPLPLIPLSDSVGTVSDVGEGVTRVAAGDRVCPTFFPTWHAGGPTIEGLSKALGGSLDGCAQDYLLIGEDGVVKVPEYMTDMEAAMLPCAALTAWRALMVEGNLKAGDTVLVQGTGGVSMFALQFAKAAGARVIATSSSDEKLERAKALGADDVINYKSTPDWGIAARGFTGGVGVDHVVEVGGAETFTQSLTAIRVGGHVAVIGLLSGMMKDMNVATMFSQNARIHGITVGNRTQFEDMLKAMALHEIHPVIDTTFALEDLKAGLEHMGSGAHFGKIGIEIAS is encoded by the coding sequence ATGCGGGCAATGGAAATCCAGGGAGCGTTCGGGCTCGATAATCTGGCGTTGGTGGAGCGGGACGTGCCCAAGGCGGGACCCGGACAGATTGTGGTGCGGCTGAAGGCTGCCTGCCTCAACTTCCGGGATTTTGCGACGGTGCTTGGTCTGGGTGGCCAGTACCCGCTGCCGCTTATTCCCCTGTCTGACTCTGTCGGAACGGTAAGTGACGTGGGCGAGGGCGTGACGCGGGTTGCCGCAGGCGACCGTGTGTGCCCGACATTTTTTCCAACCTGGCATGCGGGCGGTCCGACCATTGAAGGTCTGTCCAAGGCGCTGGGCGGATCGCTTGATGGTTGTGCGCAGGACTATCTGCTGATCGGCGAAGATGGCGTGGTCAAGGTGCCCGAGTACATGACCGACATGGAAGCTGCGATGCTACCCTGTGCGGCGCTGACCGCGTGGCGGGCCTTGATGGTTGAAGGCAACCTCAAGGCAGGCGACACGGTGCTTGTGCAGGGCACTGGCGGCGTGTCGATGTTTGCGCTTCAGTTTGCCAAGGCTGCTGGCGCGCGGGTGATTGCCACGTCGTCCTCTGACGAGAAGCTCGAGCGCGCAAAGGCGCTGGGGGCGGATGATGTCATCAACTACAAGTCCACGCCTGACTGGGGCATTGCGGCACGCGGCTTTACCGGCGGCGTTGGCGTTGACCATGTGGTTGAAGTGGGCGGTGCTGAAACTTTCACGCAATCCCTGACGGCGATCCGGGTTGGTGGCCATGTGGCGGTCATCGGTCTGTTGTCCGGCATGATGAAAGACATGAATGTCGCGACCATGTTCTCGCAGAATGCGCGTATTCACGGAATTACCGTCGGCAATCGCACGCAGTTTGAAGACATGCTCAAGGCCATGGCCCTGCATGAGATTCATCCGGTCATCGACACGACCTTTGCGCTGGAAGACCTCAAGGCGGGTCTCGAGCACATGGGCTCTGGCGCGCACTTCGGTAAAATCGGTATTGAGATTGCCAGCTAG